A region of Anolis sagrei isolate rAnoSag1 chromosome 2, rAnoSag1.mat, whole genome shotgun sequence DNA encodes the following proteins:
- the COG1 gene encoding conserved oligomeric Golgi complex subunit 1 isoform X2 codes for MAGGDTSRGGQRGRFRVAKGEGFGAMAAAGREEAAAAAAMACLKRGGPGAAESLFEAHTAAELRAVERRLRAGIEGKREELRQMVGERYRDLIEAADTIAEMRLSAQRLLEAVRGLQRQQQQQRQDGAKGRRAAPPTAPPAAQSQEKFYCLAAQIQLLLQIPEKIWSAMESCQYLYATQLYLLCCHLHGLLQLDSSGTRYSPILARFPILARQVAAASHFRSTILQESKSLLKSQTVQDQGVAEALCAAMLLEDSSPRQALADFLLARKSAIQQLLNQPHHDAGIKAQVCSLVDLLATTLFQAHALFYTLPEGTPADPSLPCGLLFSTLETITSQHPTGKGITVLNEESKLSSSFKHLPSSVTEFQPALRTLAHPISQDYLKDTLQKWINVCNEDIVSGITSLLVYVKSLKGLAGIRDAVWELLTSESMSQNWETVCRRLLDKPLSLWEDLLRQLFLNRLQTLTEEGFDDISSSSRELLVQAVQELETKFDASAPNKSILFEHNMASFLWSENPNDLPPDAAWISVGNRSQFAKSGLSMKAQAHSPGVQSFCSALDSKLKAKLDDLLSYLPTDSPSSKDIQQIQSRNSAFDRFADAGTVEELLRSHCIRCVDHVLDCVRGELCRAQKVLQGCKDALHNPQINTVLFMARLCRSLGELCPHLKQCILGKSGCPDNVTRDPWPLKKAGKGKTQEVNPIKSKWQELKERLLQNSLAAYQIWSITVAKILVQSFAQSLLKDEPGSILATATNWEEIEIEEETETGSSVKSKIRLPVQPSWCVQSLLFSLCQEVNRVGGHTLPKVTLQELLKTCMTEVLAGYEKLSEVKQEKKEGTLPMTQNRALQLLYDLRYLNIVLTAKSEDMKSSRNKQDSRIEKHTDFLESYIDPFDLDVFTPHLNSNLNRLVQRTSVLFGLLMGSENQYSSRSSTLTSQELHNILPLASSQIRFGLLPLSMSSSRATKSVLRNSEHKPQTPTTAFMREETFRPGSLFKQLAAEEEDTATPSLFKLGWLSSMTK; via the exons ATGGCGGGCGGTGACACGTCAAGGGGAGGGCAGAGGGGACGGTTCCGGGTGGCGAAAGGCGAGGGCTTCGGCGCGATGGCGGCGGCGGGaagggaggaggcggcggcggcggcggcgatggCCTGCCTGAAGCGGGGCGGTCCGGGGGCGGCGGAGTCGCTGTTCGAGGCGCACACGGCGGCGGAGCTGCGGGCGGTGGAGCGGCGCCTGCGCGCGGGCATCGAGGGGAAGCGCGAGGAGCTGCGGCAGATGGTGGGCGAGCGCTACCGGGACCTCATCGAGGCGGCAGACACCATCGCGGAGATGCGGCTCAGCGCACAGCGCCTCCTGGAGGCCGTGAGGGGATTGCAgcgccagcagcagcagcagaggcagGACGGCGCCAAGGGGAGGAGGGCGGCCCCGCCAACAGCGCCCCCTGCCGCCCAG TCGCAGGAGAAGTTCTATTGCTTGGCAGCACAGATCCAGCTCCTGCTGCAGATTCCTGAGAAAATCTGGAGTGCCATGGAGTCCTGCCAGTACCTGTATGCTACCCAGTTGTACCTGCTGTGCTGCCACCTCCATGGGCTCCTGCAGTTGGATTCTTCTGGCACCCGCTACAGCCCAATTTTGGCGCGCTTCCCTATCCTTGCACGACaagtagcagcagccagccactTTCG GTCGACTATTCTACAGGAGAGTAAGTCCCTGCTAAAATCCCAGACTGTTCAGGATCAAGGAGTAGCAGAGGCCTTGTGCGCAGCCATGCTTCTTGAGGATAGTTCTCCACGCCAGGCTCTTGCAGATTTTCTGCTGGCCAGGAAGTCTGCGATCCAGCAGCTTCTGAATCAGCCTCATCACG ATGCTGGCATAAAAGCGCAAGTCTGCTCCTTGGTGGATCTCCTAGCCACAACGTTGTTTCAGGCTCATGCCCTCTTCTAtacactgccagaaggaacaccAGCAGATCCATCTCTTCCCTGTGGTTTGCTTTTTTCAACTTTGGAGACCATCACAAGTCAGCACCCAACAG GTAAAGGCATCACAGTTTTGAATGAAGaaagcaagttgagcagctcctTCAAACACTTGCCATCTTCTGTCACAGAATTCCAGCCAGCACTCAGGACTTTGGCACATCCCATTAGCCAGGATTACCTAAAAGACACCCTCCAGAAATGGATCAATGT CTGCAATGAAGATATCGTATCTGGGATCACAAGCCTGCTGGTGTATGTGAAAAGCCTGAAAGGTTTGGCTGGGATCCGTGATGCTGTATGGGAGCTGCTCACTAGTGAGTCCATGAGTCAAAACTGGGAAACAGTATGTCGCCGTCTTCTTGACAAGCCCCTCTCTCTCTGGGAAGATCTGTTACGGCAACTCTTCTTGAACAGGTTACAG ACACTGACAGAGGAAGGATTTGATGACATCTCCAGCAGCTCCAGAGAGCTCCTTGTTCAGGCTGTACAGGAGCTTGAGACTAAATTTGACGCTTCTGCTCCCAACAAGAGCATCCTCTTTGAACATAACATGGCTTCCTTCTTATGGTCAGAGAATCCTAATGACTTGCCACCTGATGCTGCTTGGATCAGTGTGGGGAACCGCAGCCAGTTCGCCAAGAGTGGATTGTCCATGAAGGCTCAGGCCCACAGCCCTGGAGTCCAGAGCTTCTGCAGTGCTTTGGattccaaactcaaggccaaactGGACGATCTTCTCTCTTACCTGCCTACGGATTCCCCTTCATCTAAGGACATTCAGCAGATCCAATCCAGGAACTCTGCCTTTGACAGATTTGCTGATGCAGGGACGGTGGAGGAGTTGTTGCGCAGCCACTGTATCCGCTGTGTGGATCATGTGCTGGATTGTGTTCGGGGAGAGCTGTGCCGTGCTCAGAAAGTGCTCCAGGGGTGTAAAGATGCTTTGCACAACCCCCAGATTAACACTGTCCTTTTCATGGCACGGCTCTGTCGGTCGTTAGGGGAGCTGTGTCCACACTTGAAGCAGTGCATCCTGGGGAAATCAGGCTGCCCAGACAATGTGACCAGAGACCCCTGGCCTCTGAAAAAGGCGGGGAAAGGGAAGACTCAGGAAGTGAACCCTATCAAGTCAAAATGGCAAGAACTGAAGGAACGGCTGCTGCAGAATAGCCTGGCCGCCTATCAGATCTGGAGCATCACTGTTGCAAAA ATCCTGGTCCAGAGTTTTGCACAGTCGCTGCTAAAGGATGAACCTGGGTCCATTCTGGCAACTGCCACCAACTGGGAGGAGATTGAAATTGAGGAAGAGACTGAAACTGGAAGCAGTGTAAAGTCCAAGATACGGCTACCTGTCCAG CCATCGTGGTGTGTTCAGTCCCTTCTCTTCAGCCTGTGCCAAGAGGTCAATCGAGTCGGAGGTCACACTCTTCCCAAGGTCACCTTGCAAGAATTGTTGAAGACTTGTATGACTGAAGTATTAGCTGGTTATGAAAAGCTCTCTGAAGTGAAACAGGAAAAG AAGGAAGGAACGTTACCCATGACTCAGAACAGAGCTTTGCAACTCTTATATGATCTTCGGTATCTGAATATAGTTTTGACGGCCAAGAGCGAAGATATGAAAAGCAGCAGAAACAAACAAGATTCCAG GATTGAGAAGCACACAGACTTTCTGGAGAGTTATATAGATCCTTTTGACTTGGATGTATTTACTCCACACTTGAACAGCAACCTTAATCGTCTCGTGCAGCGAACCTCT GTTTTGTTTGGCTTATTAATGGGATCAGAGAATCAGTACAGCAGCCGAAGCAGTACTTTAACGTCTCAGGAACTGCATAACATCCTACCTCTTGCATCTTCTCAGATCAG atttGGACTGTTACCACTCAGTATGTCAAGCTCTCGCGCGACTAAGTCAGTTCTGAGAAACAGTGAACATAAACCTCAG ACTCCAACTACTGCCTTTATGAGAGAAGAGACCTTTCGCCCTGGTTCCCTATTCAAGCAGCTTGCAGCAGAGGAAGAAGACACAGCAACACCATCTTTGTTTAAACTTGGCTGGCTTTCAAGCATGACTAAATGA
- the COG1 gene encoding conserved oligomeric Golgi complex subunit 1 isoform X1, with amino-acid sequence MAAAGREEAAAAAAMACLKRGGPGAAESLFEAHTAAELRAVERRLRAGIEGKREELRQMVGERYRDLIEAADTIAEMRLSAQRLLEAVRGLQRQQQQQRQDGAKGRRAAPPTAPPAAQSQEKFYCLAAQIQLLLQIPEKIWSAMESCQYLYATQLYLLCCHLHGLLQLDSSGTRYSPILARFPILARQVAAASHFRSTILQESKSLLKSQTVQDQGVAEALCAAMLLEDSSPRQALADFLLARKSAIQQLLNQPHHDAGIKAQVCSLVDLLATTLFQAHALFYTLPEGTPADPSLPCGLLFSTLETITSQHPTGKGITVLNEESKLSSSFKHLPSSVTEFQPALRTLAHPISQDYLKDTLQKWINVCNEDIVSGITSLLVYVKSLKGLAGIRDAVWELLTSESMSQNWETVCRRLLDKPLSLWEDLLRQLFLNRLQTLTEEGFDDISSSSRELLVQAVQELETKFDASAPNKSILFEHNMASFLWSENPNDLPPDAAWISVGNRSQFAKSGLSMKAQAHSPGVQSFCSALDSKLKAKLDDLLSYLPTDSPSSKDIQQIQSRNSAFDRFADAGTVEELLRSHCIRCVDHVLDCVRGELCRAQKVLQGCKDALHNPQINTVLFMARLCRSLGELCPHLKQCILGKSGCPDNVTRDPWPLKKAGKGKTQEVNPIKSKWQELKERLLQNSLAAYQIWSITVAKILVQSFAQSLLKDEPGSILATATNWEEIEIEEETETGSSVKSKIRLPVQPSWCVQSLLFSLCQEVNRVGGHTLPKVTLQELLKTCMTEVLAGYEKLSEVKQEKKEGTLPMTQNRALQLLYDLRYLNIVLTAKSEDMKSSRNKQDSRIEKHTDFLESYIDPFDLDVFTPHLNSNLNRLVQRTSVLFGLLMGSENQYSSRSSTLTSQELHNILPLASSQIRFGLLPLSMSSSRATKSVLRNSEHKPQQTPTTAFMREETFRPGSLFKQLAAEEEDTATPSLFKLGWLSSMTK; translated from the exons ATGGCGGCGGCGGGaagggaggaggcggcggcggcggcggcgatggCCTGCCTGAAGCGGGGCGGTCCGGGGGCGGCGGAGTCGCTGTTCGAGGCGCACACGGCGGCGGAGCTGCGGGCGGTGGAGCGGCGCCTGCGCGCGGGCATCGAGGGGAAGCGCGAGGAGCTGCGGCAGATGGTGGGCGAGCGCTACCGGGACCTCATCGAGGCGGCAGACACCATCGCGGAGATGCGGCTCAGCGCACAGCGCCTCCTGGAGGCCGTGAGGGGATTGCAgcgccagcagcagcagcagaggcagGACGGCGCCAAGGGGAGGAGGGCGGCCCCGCCAACAGCGCCCCCTGCCGCCCAG TCGCAGGAGAAGTTCTATTGCTTGGCAGCACAGATCCAGCTCCTGCTGCAGATTCCTGAGAAAATCTGGAGTGCCATGGAGTCCTGCCAGTACCTGTATGCTACCCAGTTGTACCTGCTGTGCTGCCACCTCCATGGGCTCCTGCAGTTGGATTCTTCTGGCACCCGCTACAGCCCAATTTTGGCGCGCTTCCCTATCCTTGCACGACaagtagcagcagccagccactTTCG GTCGACTATTCTACAGGAGAGTAAGTCCCTGCTAAAATCCCAGACTGTTCAGGATCAAGGAGTAGCAGAGGCCTTGTGCGCAGCCATGCTTCTTGAGGATAGTTCTCCACGCCAGGCTCTTGCAGATTTTCTGCTGGCCAGGAAGTCTGCGATCCAGCAGCTTCTGAATCAGCCTCATCACG ATGCTGGCATAAAAGCGCAAGTCTGCTCCTTGGTGGATCTCCTAGCCACAACGTTGTTTCAGGCTCATGCCCTCTTCTAtacactgccagaaggaacaccAGCAGATCCATCTCTTCCCTGTGGTTTGCTTTTTTCAACTTTGGAGACCATCACAAGTCAGCACCCAACAG GTAAAGGCATCACAGTTTTGAATGAAGaaagcaagttgagcagctcctTCAAACACTTGCCATCTTCTGTCACAGAATTCCAGCCAGCACTCAGGACTTTGGCACATCCCATTAGCCAGGATTACCTAAAAGACACCCTCCAGAAATGGATCAATGT CTGCAATGAAGATATCGTATCTGGGATCACAAGCCTGCTGGTGTATGTGAAAAGCCTGAAAGGTTTGGCTGGGATCCGTGATGCTGTATGGGAGCTGCTCACTAGTGAGTCCATGAGTCAAAACTGGGAAACAGTATGTCGCCGTCTTCTTGACAAGCCCCTCTCTCTCTGGGAAGATCTGTTACGGCAACTCTTCTTGAACAGGTTACAG ACACTGACAGAGGAAGGATTTGATGACATCTCCAGCAGCTCCAGAGAGCTCCTTGTTCAGGCTGTACAGGAGCTTGAGACTAAATTTGACGCTTCTGCTCCCAACAAGAGCATCCTCTTTGAACATAACATGGCTTCCTTCTTATGGTCAGAGAATCCTAATGACTTGCCACCTGATGCTGCTTGGATCAGTGTGGGGAACCGCAGCCAGTTCGCCAAGAGTGGATTGTCCATGAAGGCTCAGGCCCACAGCCCTGGAGTCCAGAGCTTCTGCAGTGCTTTGGattccaaactcaaggccaaactGGACGATCTTCTCTCTTACCTGCCTACGGATTCCCCTTCATCTAAGGACATTCAGCAGATCCAATCCAGGAACTCTGCCTTTGACAGATTTGCTGATGCAGGGACGGTGGAGGAGTTGTTGCGCAGCCACTGTATCCGCTGTGTGGATCATGTGCTGGATTGTGTTCGGGGAGAGCTGTGCCGTGCTCAGAAAGTGCTCCAGGGGTGTAAAGATGCTTTGCACAACCCCCAGATTAACACTGTCCTTTTCATGGCACGGCTCTGTCGGTCGTTAGGGGAGCTGTGTCCACACTTGAAGCAGTGCATCCTGGGGAAATCAGGCTGCCCAGACAATGTGACCAGAGACCCCTGGCCTCTGAAAAAGGCGGGGAAAGGGAAGACTCAGGAAGTGAACCCTATCAAGTCAAAATGGCAAGAACTGAAGGAACGGCTGCTGCAGAATAGCCTGGCCGCCTATCAGATCTGGAGCATCACTGTTGCAAAA ATCCTGGTCCAGAGTTTTGCACAGTCGCTGCTAAAGGATGAACCTGGGTCCATTCTGGCAACTGCCACCAACTGGGAGGAGATTGAAATTGAGGAAGAGACTGAAACTGGAAGCAGTGTAAAGTCCAAGATACGGCTACCTGTCCAG CCATCGTGGTGTGTTCAGTCCCTTCTCTTCAGCCTGTGCCAAGAGGTCAATCGAGTCGGAGGTCACACTCTTCCCAAGGTCACCTTGCAAGAATTGTTGAAGACTTGTATGACTGAAGTATTAGCTGGTTATGAAAAGCTCTCTGAAGTGAAACAGGAAAAG AAGGAAGGAACGTTACCCATGACTCAGAACAGAGCTTTGCAACTCTTATATGATCTTCGGTATCTGAATATAGTTTTGACGGCCAAGAGCGAAGATATGAAAAGCAGCAGAAACAAACAAGATTCCAG GATTGAGAAGCACACAGACTTTCTGGAGAGTTATATAGATCCTTTTGACTTGGATGTATTTACTCCACACTTGAACAGCAACCTTAATCGTCTCGTGCAGCGAACCTCT GTTTTGTTTGGCTTATTAATGGGATCAGAGAATCAGTACAGCAGCCGAAGCAGTACTTTAACGTCTCAGGAACTGCATAACATCCTACCTCTTGCATCTTCTCAGATCAG atttGGACTGTTACCACTCAGTATGTCAAGCTCTCGCGCGACTAAGTCAGTTCTGAGAAACAGTGAACATAAACCTCAG CAGACTCCAACTACTGCCTTTATGAGAGAAGAGACCTTTCGCCCTGGTTCCCTATTCAAGCAGCTTGCAGCAGAGGAAGAAGACACAGCAACACCATCTTTGTTTAAACTTGGCTGGCTTTCAAGCATGACTAAATGA
- the COG1 gene encoding conserved oligomeric Golgi complex subunit 1 isoform X3, whose amino-acid sequence MAAAGREEAAAAAAMACLKRGGPGAAESLFEAHTAAELRAVERRLRAGIEGKREELRQMVGERYRDLIEAADTIAEMRLSAQRLLEAVRGLQRQQQQQRQDGAKGRRAAPPTAPPAAQSQEKFYCLAAQIQLLLQIPEKIWSAMESCQYLYATQLYLLCCHLHGLLQLDSSGTRYSPILARFPILARQVAAASHFRSTILQESKSLLKSQTVQDQGVAEALCAAMLLEDSSPRQALADFLLARKSAIQQLLNQPHHDAGIKAQVCSLVDLLATTLFQAHALFYTLPEGTPADPSLPCGLLFSTLETITSQHPTGKGITVLNEESKLSSSFKHLPSSVTEFQPALRTLAHPISQDYLKDTLQKWINVCNEDIVSGITSLLVYVKSLKGLAGIRDAVWELLTSESMSQNWETVCRRLLDKPLSLWEDLLRQLFLNRLQTLTEEGFDDISSSSRELLVQAVQELETKFDASAPNKSILFEHNMASFLWSENPNDLPPDAAWISVGNRSQFAKSGLSMKAQAHSPGVQSFCSALDSKLKAKLDDLLSYLPTDSPSSKDIQQIQSRNSAFDRFADAGTVEELLRSHCIRCVDHVLDCVRGELCRAQKVLQGCKDALHNPQINTVLFMARLCRSLGELCPHLKQCILGKSGCPDNVTRDPWPLKKAGKGKTQEVNPIKSKWQELKERLLQNSLAAYQIWSITVAKILVQSFAQSLLKDEPGSILATATNWEEIEIEEETETGSSVKSKIRLPVQPSWCVQSLLFSLCQEVNRVGGHTLPKVTLQELLKTCMTEVLAGYEKLSEVKQEKKEGTLPMTQNRALQLLYDLRYLNIVLTAKSEDMKSSRNKQDSRIEKHTDFLESYIDPFDLDVFTPHLNSNLNRLVQRTSVLFGLLMGSENQYSSRSSTLTSQELHNILPLASSQIRFGLLPLSMSSSRATKSVLRNSEHKPQYDADE is encoded by the exons ATGGCGGCGGCGGGaagggaggaggcggcggcggcggcggcgatggCCTGCCTGAAGCGGGGCGGTCCGGGGGCGGCGGAGTCGCTGTTCGAGGCGCACACGGCGGCGGAGCTGCGGGCGGTGGAGCGGCGCCTGCGCGCGGGCATCGAGGGGAAGCGCGAGGAGCTGCGGCAGATGGTGGGCGAGCGCTACCGGGACCTCATCGAGGCGGCAGACACCATCGCGGAGATGCGGCTCAGCGCACAGCGCCTCCTGGAGGCCGTGAGGGGATTGCAgcgccagcagcagcagcagaggcagGACGGCGCCAAGGGGAGGAGGGCGGCCCCGCCAACAGCGCCCCCTGCCGCCCAG TCGCAGGAGAAGTTCTATTGCTTGGCAGCACAGATCCAGCTCCTGCTGCAGATTCCTGAGAAAATCTGGAGTGCCATGGAGTCCTGCCAGTACCTGTATGCTACCCAGTTGTACCTGCTGTGCTGCCACCTCCATGGGCTCCTGCAGTTGGATTCTTCTGGCACCCGCTACAGCCCAATTTTGGCGCGCTTCCCTATCCTTGCACGACaagtagcagcagccagccactTTCG GTCGACTATTCTACAGGAGAGTAAGTCCCTGCTAAAATCCCAGACTGTTCAGGATCAAGGAGTAGCAGAGGCCTTGTGCGCAGCCATGCTTCTTGAGGATAGTTCTCCACGCCAGGCTCTTGCAGATTTTCTGCTGGCCAGGAAGTCTGCGATCCAGCAGCTTCTGAATCAGCCTCATCACG ATGCTGGCATAAAAGCGCAAGTCTGCTCCTTGGTGGATCTCCTAGCCACAACGTTGTTTCAGGCTCATGCCCTCTTCTAtacactgccagaaggaacaccAGCAGATCCATCTCTTCCCTGTGGTTTGCTTTTTTCAACTTTGGAGACCATCACAAGTCAGCACCCAACAG GTAAAGGCATCACAGTTTTGAATGAAGaaagcaagttgagcagctcctTCAAACACTTGCCATCTTCTGTCACAGAATTCCAGCCAGCACTCAGGACTTTGGCACATCCCATTAGCCAGGATTACCTAAAAGACACCCTCCAGAAATGGATCAATGT CTGCAATGAAGATATCGTATCTGGGATCACAAGCCTGCTGGTGTATGTGAAAAGCCTGAAAGGTTTGGCTGGGATCCGTGATGCTGTATGGGAGCTGCTCACTAGTGAGTCCATGAGTCAAAACTGGGAAACAGTATGTCGCCGTCTTCTTGACAAGCCCCTCTCTCTCTGGGAAGATCTGTTACGGCAACTCTTCTTGAACAGGTTACAG ACACTGACAGAGGAAGGATTTGATGACATCTCCAGCAGCTCCAGAGAGCTCCTTGTTCAGGCTGTACAGGAGCTTGAGACTAAATTTGACGCTTCTGCTCCCAACAAGAGCATCCTCTTTGAACATAACATGGCTTCCTTCTTATGGTCAGAGAATCCTAATGACTTGCCACCTGATGCTGCTTGGATCAGTGTGGGGAACCGCAGCCAGTTCGCCAAGAGTGGATTGTCCATGAAGGCTCAGGCCCACAGCCCTGGAGTCCAGAGCTTCTGCAGTGCTTTGGattccaaactcaaggccaaactGGACGATCTTCTCTCTTACCTGCCTACGGATTCCCCTTCATCTAAGGACATTCAGCAGATCCAATCCAGGAACTCTGCCTTTGACAGATTTGCTGATGCAGGGACGGTGGAGGAGTTGTTGCGCAGCCACTGTATCCGCTGTGTGGATCATGTGCTGGATTGTGTTCGGGGAGAGCTGTGCCGTGCTCAGAAAGTGCTCCAGGGGTGTAAAGATGCTTTGCACAACCCCCAGATTAACACTGTCCTTTTCATGGCACGGCTCTGTCGGTCGTTAGGGGAGCTGTGTCCACACTTGAAGCAGTGCATCCTGGGGAAATCAGGCTGCCCAGACAATGTGACCAGAGACCCCTGGCCTCTGAAAAAGGCGGGGAAAGGGAAGACTCAGGAAGTGAACCCTATCAAGTCAAAATGGCAAGAACTGAAGGAACGGCTGCTGCAGAATAGCCTGGCCGCCTATCAGATCTGGAGCATCACTGTTGCAAAA ATCCTGGTCCAGAGTTTTGCACAGTCGCTGCTAAAGGATGAACCTGGGTCCATTCTGGCAACTGCCACCAACTGGGAGGAGATTGAAATTGAGGAAGAGACTGAAACTGGAAGCAGTGTAAAGTCCAAGATACGGCTACCTGTCCAG CCATCGTGGTGTGTTCAGTCCCTTCTCTTCAGCCTGTGCCAAGAGGTCAATCGAGTCGGAGGTCACACTCTTCCCAAGGTCACCTTGCAAGAATTGTTGAAGACTTGTATGACTGAAGTATTAGCTGGTTATGAAAAGCTCTCTGAAGTGAAACAGGAAAAG AAGGAAGGAACGTTACCCATGACTCAGAACAGAGCTTTGCAACTCTTATATGATCTTCGGTATCTGAATATAGTTTTGACGGCCAAGAGCGAAGATATGAAAAGCAGCAGAAACAAACAAGATTCCAG GATTGAGAAGCACACAGACTTTCTGGAGAGTTATATAGATCCTTTTGACTTGGATGTATTTACTCCACACTTGAACAGCAACCTTAATCGTCTCGTGCAGCGAACCTCT GTTTTGTTTGGCTTATTAATGGGATCAGAGAATCAGTACAGCAGCCGAAGCAGTACTTTAACGTCTCAGGAACTGCATAACATCCTACCTCTTGCATCTTCTCAGATCAG atttGGACTGTTACCACTCAGTATGTCAAGCTCTCGCGCGACTAAGTCAGTTCTGAGAAACAGTGAACATAAACCTCAG TATGATGCAGACGAATAA